A window from Streptomyces subrutilus encodes these proteins:
- the ahcY gene encoding adenosylhomocysteinase — protein sequence MDFKVADLSLAAFGRKEITLAEHEMPGLMSIRAEYADAQPLAGARITGSLHMTVQTAVLIETLVALGADVRWASCNIFSTQDHAAAAIAVGPNGTPEDPQGVPVFAWKGETLEEYWWCTEQALTWPNTPTGGPNMILDDGGDATLLVHKGVEFEKAGAAPDPSTADSEEYAYILTLLNRTLGESPQKWTQLASEIRGVTEETTTGVHRLYEMMSEGTLLFPAINVNDAVTKSKFDNKYGCRHSLIDGINRATDVLIGGKTAVVFGYGDVGKGCAESLRGQGARVIVTEIDPICALQAAMDGYQVATLDDVVSSADIFITTTGNKDIIMAADMAKMKHQAIVGNIGHFDNEIDMAGLAKIEGIVKDEVKPQVHTWKFPDGKVLIVLSEGRLLNLGNATGHPSFVMSNSFADQTLAQIELFTKPAEYPTGVYVLPKHLDEKVARLHLDALGVRLTTLRPEQAAYIGVDVAGPYKPDHYRY from the coding sequence ATGGACTTCAAGGTCGCAGACCTCTCCCTCGCCGCCTTCGGCCGCAAGGAGATCACCCTGGCCGAGCACGAGATGCCGGGTCTGATGTCGATCCGCGCGGAATACGCGGACGCGCAGCCGCTGGCCGGAGCCCGGATCACCGGCTCGCTGCACATGACCGTGCAGACGGCCGTGCTCATCGAGACGCTCGTCGCGCTCGGCGCCGACGTCCGCTGGGCCTCCTGCAACATCTTCTCCACCCAGGACCACGCCGCCGCCGCCATCGCGGTCGGCCCGAACGGCACCCCCGAGGACCCGCAGGGCGTCCCCGTCTTCGCCTGGAAGGGCGAGACGCTGGAGGAGTACTGGTGGTGCACGGAGCAGGCGCTGACCTGGCCGAACACCCCCACCGGCGGCCCGAACATGATCCTCGACGACGGTGGCGACGCCACCCTCCTCGTCCACAAGGGCGTCGAGTTCGAGAAGGCCGGCGCCGCCCCGGACCCGTCCACGGCGGACTCCGAGGAGTACGCGTACATCCTCACCCTGCTCAACCGCACCCTCGGTGAGTCCCCGCAGAAGTGGACGCAGCTCGCGTCCGAGATCCGCGGTGTGACGGAGGAGACGACCACGGGTGTGCACCGTCTGTACGAGATGATGTCCGAGGGCACGCTGTTGTTCCCGGCGATCAATGTGAACGATGCGGTGACGAAGTCGAAGTTCGACAACAAGTACGGGTGCCGGCATTCGTTGATCGACGGCATCAACCGTGCCACCGATGTGCTGATCGGTGGGAAGACGGCGGTGGTCTTCGGGTACGGGGACGTCGGCAAGGGGTGTGCGGAGTCGCTGCGCGGTCAGGGTGCGCGGGTGATCGTCACGGAGATCGACCCGATCTGCGCGTTGCAGGCGGCGATGGACGGGTACCAGGTCGCGACGTTGGACGATGTGGTGTCGAGTGCGGACATCTTCATCACGACGACGGGTAACAAGGACATCATCATGGCCGCGGACATGGCCAAGATGAAGCACCAGGCGATCGTGGGGAACATCGGTCACTTCGACAACGAGATCGACATGGCGGGTCTCGCGAAGATCGAGGGGATCGTCAAGGACGAGGTCAAGCCGCAGGTCCACACGTGGAAGTTCCCCGACGGGAAGGTCCTGATCGTGCTGTCGGAGGGCCGGCTGCTGAACCTGGGCAACGCGACCGGGCACCCGTCGTTCGTGATGTCGAACTCCTTCGCGGACCAGACCCTGGCGCAGATCGAGCTGTTCACCAAGCCCGCCGAGTACCCGACCGGTGTCTACGTGCTGCCCAAGCACCTCGACGAGAAGGTCGCCCGTCTCCACCTCGACGCGCTGGGCGTCCGGCTGACCACCCTGCGCCCGGAGCAGGCCGCGTACATCGGCGTCGACGTCGCCGGCCCGTACAAGCCCGACCACTACCGCTACTGA
- a CDS encoding SIS domain-containing protein, with the protein MLDESLLDAPEDLARADRRGLLRGAAEAGARVRTAARHATEAGLADLRPDGRPRAVLIAGPGTAATGVADLLGALAGAAAPVIRLDPTGVAHAAGALRWSLPGWAGPVDLLLIATTDGTEPGLAVLSEQAYRRGCTVVAVAPERSPLSEAVDGAHGLLVPMAKAPYQEYDESAAAGPGALWALLTPLLVLLDRVGLIAAAPGTLQLVADRLDRTAERCGPAIATYSNPAKTLASELADSLPLIWSEGTGAGPAGRRFAATLAELAGRPALAAALPEALPAHGVLLAGAFAAGADPEDFFRDRVEEPQALRARIVLLRDRPAGGLTAAPAARELALSHDTAISELEPEEGVELEQLAELLAVTDFATAYLALASGGHS; encoded by the coding sequence ATGCTCGACGAGTCACTCCTCGACGCACCGGAGGATCTCGCCCGCGCCGACCGCCGCGGCCTGCTCCGCGGCGCCGCCGAGGCCGGAGCCCGGGTCCGCACCGCGGCCCGGCACGCCACCGAGGCGGGCCTCGCCGACCTGCGCCCCGACGGCCGGCCCCGCGCCGTCCTCATCGCCGGGCCCGGCACCGCCGCCACCGGCGTCGCGGACCTGCTCGGCGCCCTGGCCGGAGCCGCCGCCCCCGTCATCCGGCTCGACCCCACCGGCGTCGCGCACGCCGCCGGCGCCCTGCGCTGGTCCCTGCCCGGCTGGGCCGGCCCCGTCGACCTGCTGCTCATCGCCACCACCGACGGCACCGAACCCGGCCTCGCCGTCCTCTCCGAGCAGGCCTACCGGCGCGGCTGCACCGTCGTCGCCGTCGCCCCCGAACGCTCCCCGCTCAGCGAGGCCGTCGACGGCGCCCACGGCCTCCTCGTCCCGATGGCCAAGGCCCCGTACCAGGAGTACGACGAGTCCGCCGCGGCCGGGCCGGGCGCCCTCTGGGCCCTGCTGACCCCGCTCCTCGTACTGCTCGACCGGGTCGGCCTGATCGCCGCCGCCCCCGGCACCCTCCAGCTCGTCGCCGACCGGCTCGACCGCACCGCCGAACGCTGCGGCCCGGCCATCGCCACCTACTCCAACCCGGCCAAGACCCTCGCCTCCGAGCTGGCCGACTCCCTCCCGCTCATCTGGAGCGAGGGCACCGGCGCCGGCCCCGCGGGCCGCCGCTTCGCCGCCACCCTCGCCGAGCTCGCCGGCCGCCCCGCACTCGCCGCCGCGCTCCCCGAGGCCCTGCCCGCCCACGGCGTCCTGCTCGCCGGCGCCTTCGCCGCCGGAGCCGATCCCGAAGACTTCTTCCGTGACCGGGTCGAAGAGCCCCAGGCCCTCCGCGCCCGCATCGTCCTGCTGCGTGACCGGCCGGCCGGCGGCCTCACCGCCGCCCCGGCCGCCCGCGAGCTCGCCCTCAGCCACGACACGGCCATCAGCGAACTCGAACCGGAGGAGGGAGTCGAACTGGAACAGCTCGCCGAACTCCTCGCCGTCACGGATTTCGCCACCGCCTACCTGGCGTTGGCTTCCGGGGGACACAGCTGA
- a CDS encoding stage II sporulation protein M — protein MDLDVFVTAHRAEWDRLEQLLGRGRKLTGDEADELVALYQRASTHLSLIQSSAPDPVLTGRLTQLVARARATVTGTRRASWRDAARFFTTGFPAAVYRSRRWWIPTALLSTAVGALIGWWIATHPEVQGAIGAPEDLKAMTRPGGQYETYYSSHPAASFAAQVWTNNAQAAAMCLVLGAFLGIPVLYILFLNMVNVGVGIGLMASAGRLDVFLGLILPHGLLELTAVFVAAGTGLRLGWTVIDPGPRTRRTALAEQGRAALGMALGLAAVLFVSGLIEGFVTPSGLPTWARILIGIAAEAAFLVYVFVLGGRAAREGELGDVEAADRTATLPTAA, from the coding sequence ATGGATCTCGACGTCTTCGTGACGGCACACCGCGCGGAATGGGACCGCCTGGAACAGCTCCTGGGCCGCGGCCGCAAGCTCACCGGCGACGAGGCCGACGAACTCGTCGCGCTCTACCAGCGCGCCTCCACCCACCTCTCGCTGATCCAGTCCAGCGCCCCGGACCCGGTGCTCACCGGCCGGCTGACCCAGCTGGTGGCCCGCGCCCGGGCCACGGTGACGGGCACCCGACGCGCGAGCTGGCGCGACGCCGCCCGCTTCTTCACCACGGGCTTCCCGGCGGCCGTCTACCGCAGCCGCCGCTGGTGGATACCGACGGCGCTGCTCTCCACGGCGGTCGGCGCGCTCATCGGCTGGTGGATCGCCACGCACCCCGAGGTCCAAGGGGCCATCGGCGCCCCCGAGGACCTGAAGGCCATGACCCGGCCGGGCGGCCAGTACGAGACGTACTACTCCAGCCATCCCGCGGCCTCGTTCGCGGCCCAGGTCTGGACGAACAACGCCCAGGCGGCCGCGATGTGCCTGGTGCTCGGCGCCTTCCTGGGCATCCCGGTGCTCTACATCCTGTTCCTGAACATGGTGAACGTCGGCGTGGGCATCGGCCTGATGGCCTCCGCCGGCCGCCTCGACGTCTTCCTCGGCCTGATCCTCCCGCACGGCCTGCTCGAACTCACCGCGGTCTTCGTCGCCGCGGGCACGGGCCTGCGCCTGGGCTGGACGGTCATCGACCCGGGCCCCCGCACCCGTCGCACCGCCCTGGCCGAACAGGGCCGCGCGGCCCTCGGCATGGCCCTCGGCCTGGCGGCGGTCCTCTTCGTCTCGGGCCTGATCGAAGGCTTCGTCACCCCCTCCGGCCTGCCCACCTGGGCCCGCATCCTGATCGGCATCGCCGCGGAGGCCGCCTTCCTCGTCTACGTCTTCGTCCTGGGCGGCAGGGCCGCCCGCGAGGGAGAACTCGGCGACGTCGAAGCCGCCGACCGCACGGCGACGCTCCCCACCGCGGCCTGA
- a CDS encoding RDD family protein, protein MSGLVTGDAVVLGLRPARVPTRALAFLLDLSVYVALYVIVAVGLQFATASLDDAAQAAVTVASGLLLVVGVPMAVETLTHGRSLGKLACGLRVVRDDGGPIRFRHALVRGAMGVVELLMTFGSVACIASLASERGRRLGDVFAGTLVIRERVPGARVMPVPPPPPWLAGRFSGLDLSAVPEGLWLAIRQYLTRMGQLDPQVGAAMAARLADDLVARTGTPPPAGVPAAAFLMAVVHERQSRDAARAFGAAGAAPRPVPAVPAAAHLAPVAPVGPAPAPAPGAPTAPAAAPRAGGFAPPA, encoded by the coding sequence GTGAGCGGTCTGGTCACGGGGGACGCGGTCGTCCTGGGGCTGCGGCCCGCGAGGGTGCCGACCCGGGCGCTCGCGTTCCTCCTCGACCTGTCGGTCTACGTCGCGCTGTACGTGATCGTCGCGGTCGGGCTGCAGTTCGCGACGGCCTCGCTGGACGACGCGGCGCAGGCGGCGGTGACCGTGGCGAGCGGGCTGCTGCTGGTGGTCGGCGTACCGATGGCCGTGGAGACCCTCACGCACGGGCGGTCGCTGGGCAAGCTGGCGTGCGGGCTGCGGGTGGTGCGCGACGACGGCGGTCCGATCCGGTTCCGGCACGCGCTGGTGCGCGGGGCGATGGGCGTGGTCGAACTCCTGATGACCTTCGGGTCCGTGGCGTGCATCGCCTCGCTGGCCTCGGAGCGGGGGCGGCGGCTCGGCGACGTGTTCGCGGGGACGCTGGTGATCCGCGAGCGGGTGCCGGGGGCGCGGGTGATGCCGGTGCCGCCCCCACCGCCGTGGCTGGCCGGGCGGTTCTCCGGGCTGGACCTGTCGGCGGTGCCGGAGGGGCTGTGGCTGGCGATACGGCAGTACCTGACGCGCATGGGGCAGCTCGACCCGCAGGTGGGCGCCGCCATGGCGGCGCGGCTGGCGGACGATCTCGTGGCGCGGACCGGGACGCCGCCGCCGGCCGGGGTGCCGGCCGCCGCGTTCCTGATGGCCGTGGTGCACGAACGTCAGTCGCGGGACGCGGCCCGGGCCTTCGGCGCCGCGGGAGCGGCCCCCCGCCCGGTCCCGGCCGTGCCGGCCGCGGCGCACCTCGCGCCCGTGGCGCCGGTCGGGCCGGCACCGGCTCCCGCTCCCGGCGCGCCGACGGCTCCTGCGGCGGCGCCGCGGGCCGGCGGGTTCGCGCCTCCCGCCTGA
- a CDS encoding cation diffusion facilitator family transporter — protein sequence MSASGGTKAIVAALAANLAIAVAKFVAFLFSGSSSMLAESVHSLADSGNQGLLLLGGKKAKREATPQHPFGFGRERYIYAFLVSIVLFTVGGMFAIYEGYEKIHDPHEITHWYWPVGVLVFAILAESFSFRTAIKESNETRGQQTWPQFIRRAKAPELPVVLLEDFGALVGLVLALGGVGLALLTGNGVWDGIGTLCIGILLIVIAIILAAETKSLLLGEAAGLDDVEKIKAAVVDGDTVTRLIHMRTLHLGPEELLVAAKIAVRHDDSAAQVADAINAAETRIREAVPIARVIYLEPDIYHAEADRGPEPTDPTGTVPTSTDPAARA from the coding sequence ATGAGCGCGTCGGGCGGTACCAAGGCGATCGTGGCGGCACTCGCCGCCAACCTCGCCATCGCTGTAGCCAAATTCGTGGCGTTCCTCTTCAGCGGATCCTCGTCGATGCTCGCGGAAAGCGTCCACTCGCTCGCGGACTCCGGAAACCAGGGCCTGCTGCTGCTGGGCGGGAAGAAGGCCAAGCGCGAGGCGACCCCGCAGCACCCCTTCGGCTTCGGGCGCGAGCGGTACATCTACGCCTTCCTCGTCTCCATCGTGCTCTTCACCGTCGGTGGCATGTTCGCCATCTACGAGGGCTACGAGAAGATCCACGACCCGCACGAGATCACCCACTGGTACTGGCCGGTCGGCGTCCTCGTCTTCGCGATCCTCGCCGAGTCCTTCTCCTTCCGCACCGCGATCAAGGAGTCGAACGAGACCCGCGGCCAGCAGACGTGGCCCCAGTTCATCCGCCGGGCCAAGGCCCCCGAGCTGCCCGTCGTCCTCCTGGAGGACTTCGGCGCGCTCGTCGGCCTGGTCCTGGCCCTCGGCGGTGTCGGCCTGGCCCTGCTCACCGGCAACGGCGTCTGGGACGGCATCGGCACCCTGTGCATCGGCATCCTGCTGATCGTCATCGCGATCATCCTGGCCGCGGAGACCAAGTCCCTGCTGCTGGGCGAGGCCGCGGGCCTGGACGACGTCGAGAAGATCAAGGCCGCCGTCGTCGACGGCGACACCGTGACCCGGCTGATCCACATGCGCACCCTGCACCTCGGCCCCGAGGAGCTGCTCGTCGCCGCGAAGATCGCCGTACGCCACGACGACAGCGCGGCCCAGGTGGCCGACGCGATCAACGCCGCCGAGACCCGCATCCGCGAGGCCGTCCCGATCGCCCGGGTGATCTACCTGGAGCCGGACATCTACCACGCGGAGGCCGACCGGGGCCCGGAGCCCACGGACCCGACGGGCACCGTCCCGACGAGCACCGACCCGGCCGCCCGCGCCTGA
- the manA gene encoding mannose-6-phosphate isomerase, class I — protein MDRLTNTIRPYAWGSATAIPALLGVEPTGEPQAEMWMGAHPGAPSRLDRGSGETALSDVIAADPEGELGAAAVARFGPRLPFLLKLLAAGAPLSLQVHPDLAQAAAGYADEERRGVPIDAAHRNYKDPNHKPEMICALTPFDGLCGFRAPDEAAELLEGLGVDSLKPYADLLRAHPEDAALREVLTAVLTADREEMARTVTEAAAAARRLGGPYAPYASLGHDFPGDPGVIAAMLLNHFRLQPGEAVFLGAGVPHAYIDGLGVELLANSDNVLRAGLTPKHVDVPELLKIVRFASGDPAVLRPEGDVEEVYETPIDEFRLSRFLLAPGGAPRLLPVDTAQILLCTAGAPHVGELGLAPGESVFVPAGEKAELSGTGTVFRATVVV, from the coding sequence ATGGACCGCCTGACGAACACGATCCGCCCCTACGCCTGGGGATCGGCCACCGCCATCCCCGCGCTCCTCGGAGTCGAACCCACCGGTGAGCCCCAGGCCGAGATGTGGATGGGCGCCCACCCCGGCGCCCCCTCCCGCCTCGACCGCGGCTCCGGCGAGACCGCCCTCTCGGACGTCATCGCCGCCGACCCCGAGGGCGAGCTGGGCGCCGCCGCGGTCGCCAGGTTCGGCCCCCGCCTGCCCTTCCTCCTCAAACTCCTCGCCGCCGGCGCCCCCCTCTCCCTCCAGGTCCACCCCGACCTGGCCCAGGCCGCCGCCGGCTACGCGGACGAGGAGCGCCGCGGAGTCCCGATCGACGCGGCCCACCGCAACTACAAGGACCCCAACCACAAGCCCGAGATGATCTGCGCGCTCACCCCCTTCGACGGACTGTGCGGATTCCGCGCCCCCGACGAGGCCGCGGAGCTCCTCGAAGGGCTCGGCGTCGACTCCCTCAAGCCGTACGCCGACCTGCTGCGCGCCCACCCCGAGGACGCCGCGCTGCGCGAGGTGCTCACCGCCGTACTGACCGCCGACCGCGAGGAGATGGCCCGCACCGTCACCGAAGCCGCGGCCGCCGCCCGCCGGCTCGGCGGACCGTACGCCCCGTACGCCTCCCTGGGCCACGACTTCCCCGGCGACCCCGGCGTCATCGCGGCCATGCTGCTCAACCACTTCCGGCTCCAGCCGGGCGAGGCCGTGTTCCTCGGCGCCGGCGTCCCGCACGCCTACATCGACGGCCTCGGCGTCGAACTGCTCGCCAACTCCGACAACGTGCTGCGCGCCGGACTCACCCCCAAACACGTGGACGTGCCCGAGCTGCTGAAGATCGTCCGGTTCGCATCGGGCGACCCCGCCGTCCTGCGCCCCGAGGGCGACGTCGAAGAGGTCTACGAGACCCCCATCGACGAATTCCGGCTCTCCCGCTTCCTGCTCGCACCCGGTGGCGCCCCCCGCCTCCTGCCGGTGGACACCGCGCAGATCCTGCTCTGCACCGCGGGCGCGCCGCACGTCGGCGAACTCGGCCTCGCTCCCGGGGAGTCGGTTTTCGTCCCCGCGGGCGAAAAGGCCGAACTGTCCGGTACCGGAACCGTATTCCGGGCCACGGTGGTCGTCTGA
- a CDS encoding fructose-specific PTS transporter subunit EIIC, with product MTSPAGPPVDGSASGRKRLKLLAVTACPTGIAHTYMAAEKLQQAADELGVDIKVETQGSIGAENVLSDNDVREADGIIIAADKEVDRDRFAGKRVLSTGVADGIHRPKELIGRVQSAPVQTGSGAGAGESGGGGGGGGGGGRERSAAYKALMNGVSHMIPFVVVGGLLLAVSIALGGHTTAKGIEFDQGSFWFYVNALGGLGFKLMLPIFSGYIAYALGDRPALVPGMIGGFLAGEATTIYGADANAGFLGAIATGFLAGYLVVWIKKVKVPRFVQPIMPIIVIPIVSTLALGLFYIYVIGRPISWVFTHLTSWLNGMTGSSAIVLGALIGLMIAFDMGGPVNKTAFLVAVGLIGTNNHVMGMAAAAIPVMPLGQGLATLLRRRLYSDQERETGIAALFMGLFGISEGAIPFAAARPAQVIPANMLGGAVAGAVAGLAGVQDSVPHGGPIVSVFGAIGGAAMFFVAIAAGTVVTALTTNALIELKLRRAGGPAPAALSPDPLPAGAAAGTAPAGGTRAGTDAGTDAATSAATATGTATATAVRTRPAPAADGEPEVLSGYLTGRTVRTELAADTKEAAIREMAAVLATTGNVRDVDELVRVALAREAQGTTGLGESIAIPHAKTDAVARPTVGFARSDEGIEWGAPDGTRARLVFMISVPEAAAGDEHLRILALLSRKLMDTGFRERLASAPDVRAVLEVLREIR from the coding sequence GTGACCAGTCCGGCCGGCCCTCCCGTGGACGGGAGCGCGAGCGGGCGCAAGCGCCTGAAGCTGCTCGCCGTCACCGCGTGTCCCACGGGCATCGCGCACACCTACATGGCCGCGGAGAAGCTCCAACAGGCCGCGGACGAGCTCGGTGTCGACATCAAGGTGGAGACGCAGGGCTCGATCGGCGCCGAGAACGTGCTCTCTGACAACGATGTCAGAGAAGCGGACGGGATCATCATCGCCGCCGACAAAGAGGTCGACCGCGACCGCTTCGCCGGCAAGCGGGTGCTGTCCACCGGTGTCGCCGACGGCATCCACCGGCCCAAGGAGCTGATCGGGCGCGTGCAGAGCGCCCCCGTCCAGACCGGGTCGGGCGCGGGCGCCGGCGAAAGCGGCGGGGGCGGTGGGGGCGGTGGGGGCGGCGGGCGCGAGCGCAGCGCCGCGTACAAGGCGCTGATGAACGGCGTTTCGCACATGATCCCCTTCGTGGTCGTGGGCGGTCTGCTGCTCGCCGTCTCGATCGCGCTCGGCGGGCACACCACGGCCAAGGGCATCGAGTTCGACCAGGGCTCGTTCTGGTTCTACGTCAACGCGCTGGGCGGTCTCGGCTTCAAGCTGATGCTGCCGATCTTCTCCGGCTACATCGCCTACGCGCTCGGCGACCGGCCCGCGCTCGTACCCGGCATGATCGGCGGCTTCCTCGCCGGCGAGGCCACGACGATCTACGGGGCCGACGCCAACGCGGGCTTCCTGGGCGCCATCGCGACCGGCTTCCTGGCCGGCTATTTGGTGGTGTGGATCAAGAAGGTCAAGGTCCCGAGGTTCGTCCAGCCGATCATGCCGATCATCGTGATCCCGATCGTGTCGACGCTGGCGCTCGGCCTGTTCTACATCTACGTGATCGGCCGGCCGATCTCCTGGGTCTTCACGCACCTGACCAGCTGGCTGAACGGGATGACCGGCTCCAGCGCGATCGTCCTCGGCGCGCTCATCGGCCTGATGATCGCCTTCGACATGGGCGGCCCGGTCAACAAGACGGCCTTCCTCGTCGCCGTGGGCCTGATCGGCACCAACAACCACGTCATGGGCATGGCCGCCGCCGCGATCCCCGTCATGCCGCTGGGCCAGGGCCTGGCCACGCTGCTGCGCCGCAGGCTCTACAGCGACCAGGAGCGGGAGACGGGCATCGCCGCCCTGTTCATGGGCCTCTTCGGGATCTCGGAGGGCGCCATCCCCTTCGCCGCTGCGCGCCCCGCCCAGGTCATCCCGGCGAACATGCTGGGCGGCGCCGTGGCCGGCGCCGTCGCGGGCCTGGCCGGGGTCCAGGACTCGGTGCCGCACGGCGGTCCGATCGTCTCGGTGTTCGGGGCCATCGGCGGCGCCGCGATGTTCTTCGTCGCGATCGCGGCGGGCACGGTCGTCACCGCGCTGACCACCAACGCGCTGATCGAGCTCAAGCTGCGCAGGGCCGGCGGGCCCGCCCCCGCGGCCCTCTCCCCCGATCCGCTGCCGGCCGGAGCGGCCGCCGGTACGGCCCCGGCCGGCGGTACGCGTGCGGGTACGGACGCGGGTACGGACGCCGCCACCAGTGCGGCCACGGCCACCGGGACGGCCACCGCCACCGCCGTGCGGACCCGGCCCGCGCCCGCGGCGGACGGGGAGCCGGAGGTGCTCTCCGGGTACCTGACCGGGCGCACCGTGCGGACGGAACTGGCCGCGGACACCAAGGAGGCGGCCATCCGCGAGATGGCCGCGGTGCTCGCCACCACCGGCAACGTGCGGGACGTGGACGAGCTCGTACGGGTCGCGCTGGCCCGGGAGGCGCAGGGGACGACGGGGCTCGGCGAGTCCATCGCCATCCCGCACGCCAAGACGGACGCGGTGGCCCGCCCCACCGTCGGCTTCGCCCGGTCCGACGAGGGCATCGAGTGGGGTGCGCCGGACGGGACGAGGGCCCGGCTGGTCTTCATGATCTCGGTGCCCGAGGCCGCGGCCGGCGACGAGCACCTGCGCATCCTGGCGCTGCTGTCGCGGAAGTTGATGGACACCGGCTTCCGCGAGCGCCTGGCGTCCGCACCCGACGTGCGGGCGGTCCTGGAGGTGCTGCGCGAGATCCGGTAG